Proteins encoded by one window of Natronoarchaeum mannanilyticum:
- a CDS encoding archaellin/type IV pilin N-terminal domain-containing protein: protein MDITIPDISRDSDRGQVGIETLIIFIAMILVAAIAASVLINTAGYLQNQASATSEDSEAQVSNQVLVLSSIGEIDTEYGPELDSEMVEFEFDNSSDIIRYVDNDNEFDFTADRGDLIVNITNTTSNTTITDSTDFEAGDVYDLSKADGTLNDTDIEVTWEPDTDSVSNVSWSVATSTVGPEKTATLGDNEVEYRIRSETQISHVSMTVMQSPGANEIDLAGASVEYIGPDGEETLSYSETSTVGGFTVNGTTDSDNTAPVLTSRQDRFTIGVTLSDDQTNDLRYLQEGEEATVRIVTQSGSVATAVLNVPESLSSYDGNDAVEL from the coding sequence ATGGACATCACAATTCCAGACATTTCACGAGATAGCGACCGCGGTCAGGTCGGTATCGAGACCCTGATCATCTTCATCGCGATGATCCTGGTTGCAGCGATCGCAGCGAGCGTACTGATCAACACCGCGGGCTACCTGCAGAACCAGGCGTCCGCGACCAGCGAAGACTCCGAGGCCCAGGTTTCGAACCAGGTGCTCGTGTTGAGCTCGATCGGTGAGATCGACACTGAATACGGCCCCGAGCTTGACTCCGAAATGGTCGAGTTCGAGTTCGACAACAGTAGTGATATTATCCGCTACGTGGACAACGACAACGAGTTCGACTTCACGGCTGATCGCGGGGATCTGATCGTCAACATCACTAATACCACCAGTAATACAACGATCACAGATAGCACGGACTTCGAGGCCGGAGACGTGTACGACCTGTCGAAGGCTGACGGGACTCTCAACGATACGGACATCGAAGTCACGTGGGAGCCCGACACCGATAGCGTTAGTAACGTCTCCTGGAGTGTCGCTACTAGCACTGTCGGTCCCGAAAAGACCGCAACTCTCGGCGACAACGAAGTCGAGTACAGAATTCGCTCCGAGACCCAGATCTCCCACGTCAGCATGACCGTCATGCAGTCGCCGGGTGCAAACGAGATCGACCTCGCGGGTGCGTCCGTCGAGTACATCGGTCCTGACGGAGAGGAGACGCTCTCGTACAGCGAGACTTCCACTGTCGGTGGGTTCACCGTCAATGGCACGACTGATAGCGACAACACTGCACCGGTTCTGACGAGCCGCCAGGACCGGTTCACGATTGGCGTCACGCTGAGCGACGACCAGACTAACGACCTCCGCTACCTGCAGGAAGGCGAGGAGGCGACCGTCCGCATCGTCACGCAGTCCGGTAGCGTG